A single genomic interval of Cydia strobilella chromosome 3, ilCydStro3.1, whole genome shotgun sequence harbors:
- the LOC134756170 gene encoding zonadhesin-like, with protein MYLFLSQPNGEDPNERLISCPAGQYNDNIITAKPSCKANETYVSCAVKCPDKYCPKIDGPQPVCDPPRDCPPGCICKINYRYDQSGKCILASECPPLKCKDPNAVWDSCPSACLNEQCEAAESPPVTCNTLLLNCNPRCVCKPGYFKHPETGLCVPAKECPGVCKDPNASWKDCRDPCPGTCQNTKPVCLSKACSPGCQCNEGYVLSKQGKEGKCVKIETCADYVHCPANQTFVPCTFKCPQVMCPESDQTILCKPPRDCPGGCGCKPYYRYDANGNCIKASDCPQVECTRPNEVWTCKHMGDWENCDERYNTPPFWAGHPDDCEPKCACQKEYWRNPQTNMCVTENECRK; from the exons atgtaTCTGTTTCTTTCTCAGCCAAATGGAGAGGACCCCAATGAAAGACTCATAAGTTGTCCAGCCGGTCAAT ataatgataatattattacagcCAAACCTTCTTGCAAAGCTAATGAAACGTACGTATCCTGTGCTGTCAAGTGTCCCGACAAGTACTGCCCGAAGATCGATGGACCCCAGCCTGTATGCGACCCGCCCAGAGATTGCCCGCCAGGGTGCATATGCAAGATCAATTATAGATATGACCAATCTGGAAAATGCATACTTGCTTCTGAATGCC caCCATTAAAATGTAAGGATCCTAACGCAGTATGGGATTCATGCCCGTCAGCCTGCTTGAATGAGCAATGTGAAGCCGCTGAGTCTCCGCCCGTCACTTGCAACACATTGCTTCTAAATTGCAACCCTCGATGTGTTTGTAAACCCGGGTATTTTAAACACCCGGAAACCGGATTATGCGTGCCAGCTAAAGAATGTC CGGGCGTGTGTAAAGATCCCAACGCCTCCTGGAAAGATTGCCGTGACCCCTGCCCAGGCACTTGCCAAAACACTAAACCAGTATGCTTGAGCAAAGCTTGTAGCCCTGGATGTCAGTGTAATGAAGGCTATGTTTTATCTAAACAAGGGAAAGAGGgaaaatgcgttaaaattgaaACATGCGCAG ATTACGTCCACTGTCCCGCCAATCAAACCTTTGTACCATGCACATTTAAATGCCCCCAAGTAATGTGTCCAGAGTCAGACCAAACGATTTTGTGCAAGCCACCACGAGACTGCCCTGGAGGGTGTGGTTGCAAGCCCTACTATAGGTATGACGCCAATGGAAACTGCATCAAGGCGTCTGATTGTC CACAAGTAGAATGCACCAGACCAAACGAAGTGTGGACGTGCAAACATATGGGTGACTGGGAGAATTGCGATGAGAGATACAACACTCCTCCGTTTTGGGCAGGCCACCCTGATGATTGCGAGCCGAAGTGTGCGTGCCAAAAAGAGTATTGGAGAAACCCTCAGACAAATATGTGTGTTACAGAAAATGAATGCCGTAAGTAG
- the LOC134755916 gene encoding uncharacterized protein LOC134755916 encodes MKILVALLIVGVFGALGRRADIDINRIKQISNQVPLNPEQENDRLILRSNDYDDHSSWYQHAPALPPPHISETSKTPVKVHKPREDPRLYYQSDAYLNEHVREKVNEEVTFVYPGRHVVRAGERAELSRIQSKDVDTFAANDVNICVKCPHDLTLVAKASSRRVVLQSPTLRSCSGRKAPRNARFVHMYGPKIGSLLEQGSHIIIGRIMYKNKNLQLCKMQVHIVAQGCVTPRHLVAHCWDQNKQCNFTCYNKHLELSGPMTQVCGDDMKWKGDLPVCKARTWCELPPPPERGRVSCQGATVGNGSGLAEGSRCRVKCMRGFRSSRVTPVCRRGAWTHALVCQPIRKRNTKP; translated from the exons ATGAAGATTTTGGTTGCATTGTTGATTGTTGGTGTATTTG GAGCCCTAGGCCGCCGCGCGGACATAGACATCAACAG AATTAAACAGATCTCAAATCAAGTACCACTTAATCCAGAACAAGAGAACGATAGGCTAATTTTAAGAAGTAATGATTATGACGATCATAGTAGCTGGTACCAACACGCGCCGGCGCTACCCCCTCCGCATATCTCAGAAACCTCCAAGACTCCGGTCAAAGTCCACAAGCCACGCGAAGACCCGCGTTTGTACTATCAGTCTGATGCGTATCTTAACGAGCATGTTAGGGAAAAAGTGAATGAAGAAGTTACTTTCGTGTATCCTGGCAGACATGTTGTGCGAGCTGGTGAACGTGCAGAGCTTTCTCGAATACAATCTAAGGACGTGGACACCTTTGCTGCGAATG atgtTAACATATGTGTGAAATGCCCACATGACCTAACGTTGGTAGCAAAAGCATCATCTCGACGAGTCGTGCTGCAGAGTCCAACACTTCGATCGTGCTCGGGACGAAAAGCGCCAAGAAATGCAAGATTTGTGCACATGTACGGACCGAAGATAGGCTCTTTGTTAGAACAAGGGTCTCACATTATCATTGGTCGAATAATGTACAAAAACAAG AATCTCCAGTTATGTAAAATGCAAGTGCACATCGTCGCTCAGGGTTGTGTGACACCGAGGCACTTGGTAGCTCATTGCTGGGACCAGAACAAGCAATGCAACTTTACTTGTTACAACAAACACCTCGAGCTAAGTGGACCGATGACGCAAGTATGCGGCGACGATATGAAGTGGAAAGGAGATCTTCCGGTTTGCAAAG CCAGAACATGGTGCGAGCTGCCACCGCCGCCCGAGCGCGGACGCGTCAGCTGCCAAGGCGCTACCGTCGGCAACGGCAGCGGACTCGCCGAAGGTTCGCGATGCCGTGTCAAGTGTATGCGCGGCTTTAGAAGCTCTCGCGTGACGCCAGTTTGCCGCCGAGGTGCTTGGACACACGCTCTCGTCTGTCAGCCAATTCGCAAAAGGAACACCAAGCCATAA
- the LOC134755889 gene encoding uncharacterized protein LOC134755889, translated as MGSNTSKVTNEAAVQVQKNDTEINSDPRSPTPEISRTPLQGKGGSKHNITKNVDLRKTFENGQGEDKLIHNNPILSAVIKNHLQSYDPRSPTQDFERTPIVLELNTEELKDKKVLRAIAIDDCGSPSLHNNSTSDDSFVPKSIPDIVPKNLCDGFLNLTFNDTIKDVEEPLGSSTASSDSIENATKDSIDKPKKILETNFDFDEKIEESIEEYEEDSEESKSNNNNSEDEQKILNFAKFKILPQDPRSPTNGIERTPIVISKIEDKTDDKVEDMSDDILIKALQNTNAELIHGIKKGSGKDSDGILIYEDEDDSPETPKKPRSAGSGGSRTPLSCMKNKGENAHGRSKSVNTLFDNKCPITGKKVSHIPRLKSLSKSKFMPEASSTSLRNISKAVGVIGDCENTPPHSHRDKWDKDTSIVL; from the exons ATGGGAAGCAACACCAGCAAAGTAACAAATGAAGCAGCTGTTCAGGTCCAAAAAAACGACACTGAAATCAATTCTGATCCAAGGTCTCCTACACCCGAGATTTCGCGGACACCTTTACAG GGTAAAGGTGGATCAAAGCACAATATAACTAAAAATGTTGACTTACGAAAGACCTTTGAAAACGGCCAGGGCGAAGACAAGCTTATTCACAACAATCCTATTCTATCTGCTGTTATAAAAAATCACCTTCAATCTTATGATCCTCGCTCACCTACTCAGGACTTTGAGAGAACACCTATAGTTTTAGAACTGAACACCGAAGAATTGAAAGACAAAAAAGTGCTAAGGGCTATAGCTATAGATGATTGTGGCAGTCCTAGTTTGCATAATAATAGCACTTCTGATGATAGTTTTGTCCCAAAATCTATTCCTGACATTGTTCCTAAAAACCTGTGCGATGGGttcctaaatctgacttttaaTGACACTATTAAGGATGTAGAAGAACCATTAGGCTCATCCACAGCTTCAAGTGACAGTATTGAAAATGCTACTAAGGACTCAATTGacaaaccaaaaaaaatattagaaacaaACTTTGACTTTGATGAAAAAATTGAAGAAAGTATTGAAGAATATGAAGAAGACAGTGAAGAATCAAAGAGCAACAATAATAATAGTGAAGATGAACAGaaaatacttaattttgcaAAATTTAAGATTCTACCTCAAGACCCAAGATCACCAACTAATGGAATAGAAAGAACTCCTATTGTGATTTCTAAAATTGAAGATAAGACTGATGACAAGGTTGAAGATATGTCTGATGACATACTAATTAAAGCTCTCCAGAATACCAATGCAGAGCTAATTCATGGTATTAAAAAAGGATCTGGTAAGGACTCTGATGGAATTCTCATCTATGAAGATGAAGACGACAGCCCTGAAACCCCTAAGAAACCTCGATCAGCAGGGTCAGGTGGATCAAGAACTCCTTTGTCTTGCATGAAAAACAAGGGGGAGAATGCTCATGGCCGCTCTAAATCTGTCAACACATTGTTTGACAATAAATGCCCGATTACAGGCAAAAAAGTATCACATATCCCAAGactgaaatcattatcaaaGTCTAAATTCATGCCAGAAGCTAGCAGCACTTCTTTAAGAAACATTTCGAAAGCTGTAGGAGTTATTGGAGACTGCGAAAACACTCCTCCACACTCCCATCGCGATAAATGGGATAAAGATACTAGTATTGtactttaa
- the LOC134756290 gene encoding uncharacterized protein LOC134756290 codes for MSVLPRGYECSRPCPRYGCVRGEYSIYHKRPRYGQPRPQPFTRECACYCSEPTNAPMERPCRYDMPCKAHCFNHGACTRPSGRYARTVWYPGECSPACPPCQTFTCPSPPFHPCCFQTCNKF; via the exons ATGTCTGTATTACCCCGAGGTTACGAATGCAGCCGGCCGTGTCctag GTACGGCTGCGTACGCGGAGAGTACAGTATCTACCACAAGCGGCCACGCTACGGGCAGCCCCGGCCTCAGCCGTTTACAAGGGAGTGCGCCTGCTATTGCAGTGAGCCCACTAACGCTCCAATGGAGAG ACCATGCCGCTACGACATGCCGTGCAAGGCGCACTGCTTCAACCACGGCGCGTGCACGCGGCCCAGCGGGCGCTACGCGCGCACGGTGTGGTACCCCGGCGAGTGCAGCCCCGCCTGCCCGCCCTGCCAGACCTTCACGTGCCCCAGCCCACCCTTCCATCCGTGCTGCTTCCAGACCTGCAACAAGTTCTGA